A single Pseudomonas brassicacearum DNA region contains:
- a CDS encoding COG3650 family protein, translating into MRATRSLLFVALLPLLPGCQLLDAPRQSAPHAGQTRMQGELTAADGKLVFQPCQEQRRYIVNDSGGTSVLQQAASLADDQGKLFADVRGRIVSSAAAGTDSQLDLEQLYRLERSGTACDDGNFRLLILRAAGHGPEWSLKASGKGLVLEREGQPPLAVPYMEEQLGDGRFNLSTEANGQKVELWVAPQRCVDNVSGSVQHMSAELRVNGQVQRGCAYFGGARND; encoded by the coding sequence ATGCGTGCCACCCGCTCCCTGCTGTTTGTCGCCCTCCTGCCGCTCTTGCCCGGCTGCCAATTGCTCGATGCCCCACGTCAGAGCGCCCCCCACGCCGGCCAGACGCGCATGCAGGGCGAGCTCACGGCGGCCGATGGCAAGCTGGTGTTCCAGCCGTGCCAGGAACAGCGCCGCTACATCGTCAACGACAGCGGTGGTACCAGTGTGCTGCAGCAGGCTGCCAGCCTGGCCGATGACCAGGGCAAGCTGTTTGCCGATGTGCGCGGCCGTATCGTCTCCAGCGCAGCGGCCGGCACCGACAGCCAGCTGGACCTGGAGCAGTTGTATCGCCTGGAACGCTCAGGCACCGCTTGTGATGATGGAAACTTCAGACTGTTGATCCTGCGCGCCGCCGGCCATGGCCCCGAGTGGAGCCTCAAGGCCAGCGGCAAGGGCCTGGTGCTCGAACGCGAGGGCCAGCCGCCCCTGGCGGTGCCTTACATGGAGGAGCAACTGGGTGACGGGCGCTTCAACCTTAGCACCGAAGCCAATGGCCAGAAGGTCGAGCTCTGGGTCGCCCCCCAGCGCTGCGTCGACAACGTCAGCGGTAGCGTGCAACACATGAGCGCCGAACTGCGGGTCAACGGCCAGGTCCAGCGTGGCTGCGCCTATTTCGGTGGCGCGCGCAACGACTGA